Proteins encoded within one genomic window of Coprococcus phoceensis:
- a CDS encoding glycosyltransferase, translating into MVYKMNIKISVIIPVYNCEKSIKKCIESICQQSLEEIEIILVNDGSTDNTSEIIKEYQKQDDRIVILEQKNSGPSIARNRGIKSAHGQYIGFVDSDDYIEKDMYELLYSAINASKAEIGICNYWEESGVGKVLSETQNDLPNGKVLDKEEIKEKILSSFVKEKNRGFFALWNKIYSKEFLEKHMLQLDEKREHGEDWIFNIQAFDCAEKVVAVENILYHYVQINSNSLMRKYRENQIELLFSGREVLNTVLRKNGISLDEEEHYKKFFYTFYSYALKEIVHNKKNASERLREYLKNSLLVEAATKIKHISIHMKIFAYFIKTRKIELAILYLKVLVKLRRDK; encoded by the coding sequence GTGGTATATAAAATGAATATAAAAATTAGTGTAATTATCCCGGTTTATAATTGTGAAAAAAGTATCAAGAAATGTATTGAGTCGATTTGTCAACAAAGTTTAGAAGAAATAGAAATAATATTAGTTAACGATGGATCAACAGATAATACAAGTGAAATTATAAAAGAATATCAAAAACAGGATGATCGGATTGTTATTTTAGAACAAAAAAATTCAGGACCTTCAATTGCTAGAAATAGAGGGATTAAAAGTGCTCATGGACAATATATAGGATTTGTTGATAGCGACGACTATATTGAAAAAGATATGTATGAACTTTTATATTCAGCAATAAACGCCTCTAAGGCTGAAATTGGTATTTGTAATTATTGGGAAGAAAGCGGAGTTGGTAAAGTTTTATCAGAAACCCAAAATGATTTACCGAATGGAAAAGTGTTAGATAAGGAAGAAATTAAAGAGAAAATTTTAAGTTCTTTTGTGAAAGAAAAAAACAGAGGTTTTTTTGCATTGTGGAACAAAATATACTCAAAAGAGTTCCTGGAAAAACATATGCTACAATTGGACGAAAAAAGAGAGCATGGAGAAGATTGGATATTTAATATACAAGCATTTGATTGTGCAGAGAAAGTAGTGGCAGTGGAAAATATATTGTATCATTATGTGCAAATTAATTCTAATAGTCTGATGAGAAAGTATAGAGAAAATCAAATTGAATTATTGTTTTCAGGGAGAGAAGTATTAAACACTGTCTTAAGAAAAAACGGTATCAGTTTAGACGAGGAAGAACATTATAAAAAGTTTTTCTATACTTTTTATTCTTATGCGCTTAAAGAAATAGTGCATAATAAAAAAAATGCGAGCGAGCGATTGAGAGAATATCTGAAAAATTCATTATTGGTTGAAGCTGCTACAAAAATAAAACATATATCAATCCACATGAAGATATTTGCATATTTTATAAAAACTCGGAAAATAGAGTTGGCAATATTATATCTAAAAGTTTTAGTTAAATTAAGAAGGGATAAGTAA
- a CDS encoding glycosyltransferase, translating into MCEISIIVPVYNIELYVKECIESILRQTFKNFELILVDDGSTDQSGKICDEYALKDTRIIVIHQKNQGLSQARNTGIDIAKGKYIGFVDGDDWIHEEMFLELYNLCVCNNVKISQCNYQRCRDTCEQFDETEGEVCIISKEQEIRNLYDPNLAVRTVVAWNKLYDTELFKNIRYPQGKLHEDEFTTYKLIFGADEIAITNRKLYFYRTVETSIINQKYNPKRLDVLEALEERIKFFEKYKELERLALEKMCDTIISVYYRSLTEQLEADVMDYIRTKGKLFASRIFFRRGISANKKVKYFFVLWCPQLYLKIAKKG; encoded by the coding sequence ATGTGTGAAATAAGTATAATTGTTCCAGTGTACAACATTGAATTATATGTAAAAGAGTGTATAGAATCTATTTTGAGGCAAACTTTTAAAAATTTTGAGTTAATTTTAGTAGATGATGGTTCTACAGATCAATCGGGAAAAATCTGCGATGAATATGCTTTAAAAGATACAAGAATTATTGTCATTCATCAGAAAAATCAAGGGTTATCCCAAGCAAGAAATACCGGGATTGACATTGCAAAAGGAAAGTACATCGGGTTTGTAGATGGTGATGATTGGATTCATGAAGAAATGTTTTTAGAACTTTATAATTTGTGTGTATGTAATAATGTTAAAATTTCTCAATGTAATTATCAGAGATGTAGAGATACGTGTGAACAATTTGATGAGACAGAAGGCGAAGTTTGTATTATTTCAAAGGAGCAGGAGATAAGAAACTTATATGATCCTAATTTGGCGGTGCGAACAGTAGTCGCATGGAATAAATTGTACGATACTGAATTGTTTAAAAATATTCGTTACCCACAGGGGAAACTCCACGAAGATGAATTTACGACATATAAGTTGATATTTGGAGCAGATGAAATAGCAATTACAAACAGAAAATTATATTTTTATAGGACAGTGGAAACGAGTATTATAAATCAAAAATATAATCCTAAGAGGCTTGATGTCTTAGAAGCGCTAGAAGAACGAATAAAATTTTTTGAGAAATATAAGGAGTTAGAACGGCTAGCGTTAGAGAAGATGTGTGATACGATTATTTCTGTTTATTATCGCAGTTTAACAGAACAACTAGAGGCGGATGTGATGGACTATATTCGTACAAAAGGTAAACTGTTTGCAAGCAGAATATTCTTTAGAAGAGGAATATCTGCTAATAAAAAAGTGAAGTATTTTTTTGTATTATGGTGTCCACAGTTGTATTTAAAGATAGCAAAAAAAGGGTGA
- a CDS encoding glycosyltransferase family 2 protein, translated as MYKSSTAIKPIVSVVIPVYNVEKYLAKCIESVQNQTLENIEIVLVDDGSTDKSGAICDEYALKDERIVVIHQKNGGLAHARNTGIELARGEYIGFIDSDDWIDITMYEELVNEFAKKDIDVVCSGIKLVGSTGDIKEIEYVKENVILKGEEISRLLLKRKFSVSCCNKLFKRNLFKDRHFTVGKTNEDFELLFYLFLQVKQVGILANSYYYYRKNETSITSGIKNVKIFDLYYNACECLEYVQKFKKELKNEAFNYMIYQARFFLIRLLNEGKTKEFKQQYNDILRMMKRLWFSILFKSDFPLKEKIYFLYIIRKNKYEE; from the coding sequence ATGTATAAGTCAAGTACGGCGATTAAACCAATTGTTTCAGTTGTGATACCGGTTTATAATGTCGAAAAATATTTAGCGAAATGTATTGAATCAGTACAAAACCAAACATTGGAGAATATAGAGATTGTTTTAGTAGATGATGGTTCTACAGATAAGTCGGGCGCGATTTGTGATGAATACGCTCTAAAAGATGAAAGAATCGTTGTTATTCATCAAAAAAATGGTGGATTAGCGCATGCAAGAAATACTGGTATTGAATTAGCTAGAGGTGAGTACATAGGATTTATTGATAGTGATGATTGGATAGACATAACCATGTATGAGGAACTCGTTAATGAGTTCGCAAAAAAAGATATAGACGTGGTCTGTTCTGGGATAAAATTAGTAGGAAGCACAGGTGATATTAAAGAAATAGAATATGTAAAGGAAAATGTAATACTAAAAGGAGAGGAAATTTCGCGATTATTATTAAAAAGAAAATTTAGTGTCTCCTGTTGTAATAAACTTTTTAAAAGAAATTTATTTAAAGACAGACATTTTACAGTGGGAAAAACAAATGAAGACTTCGAATTATTATTTTATTTGTTTTTACAAGTAAAGCAGGTGGGTATATTAGCAAATAGTTATTACTATTATAGAAAAAATGAAACAAGCATTACAAGTGGAATAAAAAATGTGAAAATATTTGACTTGTATTATAATGCATGTGAATGTTTGGAATATGTCCAAAAATTTAAAAAAGAATTGAAAAATGAGGCATTCAATTACATGATATATCAAGCAAGATTCTTTTTGATAAGACTACTTAATGAAGGTAAAACGAAGGAATTTAAGCAACAATATAATGACATTTTGAGGATGATGAAAAGACTATGGTTCAGCATTCTTTTCAAGTCGGATTTTCCTTTGAAAGAAAAGATATATTTTTTGTATATTATTAGAAAAAATAAATATGAGGAATAA
- a CDS encoding glycosyltransferase family 2 protein yields MSIIIPVYNAEKYIRRCLDSILGQAFQDFEIIIVNDGSIDKSLEICLEYQSSKVKIVSQKNGGPSSARNRGILEASGEYIRFVDADDYILENSTQLMVEKMEENDSDILMAGIRCIAVGKGAERQKNICMPKKKMNKEQFWKEVSLYFTDWFIHYTPNKLYKTQILRDKNILFDETICNSEDLLFNVHYCAECEKFVVIEDIVYAYEKSNDMSISSVFREDAFLIQDYAYAEVRKIIQKQGVYLGENRDRFEEAYADIAFKTLYNICLNNTVTRKRRNQLMKGILKSEHMQESSNYWLNQSTSMKVLKKAVLKKQIFILKLLIRSLKVNDEIRRKLVKKK; encoded by the coding sequence GTGAGTATTATTATACCAGTATATAATGCTGAGAAGTATATACGACGGTGCCTAGATTCTATTTTAGGGCAAGCCTTTCAAGATTTTGAGATTATTATTGTAAATGATGGGTCTATAGATAAAAGTTTGGAAATTTGTTTAGAGTATCAAAGCAGCAAAGTAAAAATTGTTAGTCAGAAAAATGGAGGTCCATCATCTGCTAGAAATAGAGGTATCCTTGAGGCGAGCGGTGAGTATATTCGTTTTGTAGATGCAGATGACTATATTTTGGAAAATTCTACTCAGTTAATGGTAGAAAAAATGGAAGAAAATGATTCTGACATATTGATGGCAGGGATTCGGTGCATTGCGGTTGGAAAAGGAGCTGAAAGACAGAAGAATATTTGCATGCCGAAAAAAAAGATGAATAAAGAACAGTTTTGGAAGGAAGTTTCGTTATATTTTACGGATTGGTTTATTCATTATACGCCAAATAAACTGTATAAAACACAAATCTTAAGAGATAAAAATATTCTTTTTGATGAGACTATTTGCAATAGTGAGGATTTATTGTTTAATGTACATTATTGTGCGGAATGCGAAAAGTTCGTTGTGATAGAAGATATTGTGTACGCTTATGAAAAAAGTAACGATATGTCTATCTCATCAGTATTTCGAGAAGACGCATTTTTAATTCAAGATTATGCCTATGCAGAAGTTAGAAAGATAATACAAAAACAGGGCGTATATCTAGGAGAAAACAGAGATAGATTTGAAGAGGCATATGCAGATATTGCGTTCAAAACATTGTACAATATATGTCTTAATAATACAGTTACTCGTAAAAGAAGAAATCAGTTAATGAAGGGTATACTTAAAAGTGAGCATATGCAGGAATCGTCCAATTATTGGTTGAATCAAAGTACGTCAATGAAAGTATTGAAAAAAGCTGTTTTAAAAAAGCAAATATTTATTTTGAAATTATTAATTAGAAGCTTAAAAGTTAATGATGAGATTCGGCGAAAGTTAGTAAAGAAAAAGTAA
- a CDS encoding DUF1919 domain-containing protein, giving the protein MIFRDKIAARIRKKIINPYLKKKNHNHNFTIISSNCNGGVIYSDLGEQFRSPTINLYIKPSDFLNFVSDLRNYLSEEIMEVETEYNYPVGKLKDIYIYFMHYRSFQEAKMKWDERKQRVNYEDIYIMMTDRDGFTEKDRERFQKLDYKNKVLFVHGRTKLPDEVFVKGYEKEKCVGYLSEYKNILGIRKFDCFNYLEWLNEEDENV; this is encoded by the coding sequence ATGATTTTTAGGGATAAGATAGCAGCAAGAATAAGAAAAAAAATTATTAATCCGTATTTAAAGAAAAAGAATCATAATCATAATTTTACAATTATTTCAAGTAATTGTAATGGAGGAGTGATATATTCAGATTTAGGTGAACAATTCCGTTCACCGACTATTAATCTCTATATAAAGCCTAGTGATTTTTTGAATTTTGTATCCGATTTAAGGAACTATCTATCAGAGGAAATTATGGAAGTTGAAACTGAGTATAATTATCCGGTAGGAAAATTAAAAGATATTTATATATATTTTATGCATTACAGAAGTTTTCAAGAAGCTAAAATGAAATGGGATGAAAGAAAACAACGAGTAAATTATGAAGATATTTATATTATGATGACTGATCGAGATGGATTTACAGAAAAGGATCGAGAGAGATTTCAGAAATTGGATTATAAGAATAAAGTTTTATTTGTACATGGAAGGACAAAGTTGCCCGATGAAGTTTTTGTGAAAGGATATGAAAAGGAAAAATGTGTAGGGTATTTGTCAGAGTATAAAAATATTTTAGGAATTAGAAAATTTGATTGTTTTAATTATTTAGAGTGGTTAAATGAGGAAGATGAAAATGTATAA